The Antennarius striatus isolate MH-2024 chromosome 23, ASM4005453v1, whole genome shotgun sequence genome has a segment encoding these proteins:
- the trip6 gene encoding thyroid receptor-interacting protein 6 isoform X2 has translation MSGPTWLPPRTVHSPERAQMSHSAASAIYRPPNKKGVSDFRPKYGPYDQNGGGGMTNRYMSAGPTGGGLVHHPSGDHYYSPPRGPTNERGWGPPGDGYELLRRGDKPGGSHSKIDADIDSLTSMLADLDAPQPDPSSQLYDNVPYNKYLPADPYRPAAPQGRPSMGYPHHPQSQYHPVPPYPSEQQYPRPPQQDYYSTSTPKPYPQPVPASYTTASTPTGPRFSVQVKTAQPVTYSQRGGQAEQAYAPPPPRQHGPRPAPQSAASQQGWYPPHQAQEGHPDLERKGGGSGSAIRSSQASLPKRGNERVQTGAQSPPFQSSQGAAARPEDELERLTRKLVYDMNHPPAEDYFGRCARCGDNVVGDGSGCVAMEQVFHVDCFTCITCHARLRGQPFYALDRKSYCESCYISTLERCSQCSQPILDRILRAMGKAYHPRCFTCVVCGCCLDGVPFTVDAASHIHCIHDFHRKYAPRCSVCGEPIMPERGQEETVRIVALDRSFHVHCYVCEECGLLLSSEGEGRGCYPLDGHILCKSCSARRIQDLSAKISTDC, from the exons ATGTCCGGCCCCACCTGGCTGCCCCCCAGGACTGTCCACAGCCCAGAACGAGCCCAGATGTCCCACTCTGCTGCCTCAGCGATTTACCGACCCCCCAACAAGAAGGGGGTGTCCGACTTCAGACCCAAATACGGCCCCTACGACCAGAACGGAGGGGGAGGGATGACCAACAGGTACATGTCAGCTGGACCCACAG GGGGGGGCCTCGTTCACCATCCGTCCGGCGATCACTACTACTCCCCCCCCCGGGGGCCCACAAACGAGCGGGGCTGGGGGCCCCCGGGGGACGGCTACGAGCTGCTG CGCCGGGGGGACAAGCCGGGGGGGTCCCACTCCAAGATCGACGCCGACATCGACTCCCTCACCAGCATGCTGGCCGACCTGGACGCCCCCCAGCCGGACCCCAGCTCACAG ctgtACGACAACGTGCCTTACAACAAATACCTCCCAGCGGATCCGTACCGGCCTGCTGCCCCCCAGGGACGACCATCCATGGGctacccccaccacccccagaGCCAGTACCACCCGGTGCCCCCCTACCCCAGTGAGCAGCAGTACCCCAGGCCCCCCCAGCAGGACTACTACAGCACCTCCACCCCCAAGCCGTACCCCCAGCCCGTCCCGGCCTCCTACACCACCGCCTCCACCCCCACCGGCCCCCGCTTCAGCGTCCAGGTCAAGACGGCTCAGCCCGTCACCTACTCCCAGAGGGGGGGGCAGGCCGAGCAGGCCTACGCCCCGCCCCCGCCACGCCAGCACgggccccgccccgccccccagtcTGCAGCCAGTCAGCAGGGCTGGTACCCCCCCCACCAGGCTCAGGAGGGCCACCCGGACCTGGAACGAAAGGGGGGGGGCTCAGGGTCGGCAATAAGAAGCAGCCAGGCGTCCCTCCCCAAGAGAGGGAACGAACGCGTCCAGACGGGAGCACAAAGCCCCCCGTTCCAGTCCAGCCAG ggggcggcgGCGAGGCCGGAGGACGAGCTGGAGCGACTCACCAGGAAGCTGGTGTACGACATGAACCACCCCCCCGCCGAGGACTACTTTG ggcgCTGCGCCCGCTGCGGCGACAACGTGGTGGGCGACGGCAGCGGCTGCGTGGCCATGGAGCAGGTGTTCCACGTGGACTGCTTCACCTGCATCACCTGCCACGCCCGTCTCCGGGGGCAACCCTTCTACGCCCTGGACAGGAAGAGCTACTGCGAGAGCTGCTACATC AGTACGCTGGAGCGCTGCTCCCAGTGCTCCCAGCCCATCCTGGACCGCATCCTGCGCGCCATGGGGAAGGCGTACCACCCCCGCTGCTTCACCTGCGTGGTGTGTGGCTGCTGCCTGGACGGCGTCCCCTTCACCGTGGACGCCGCCTCCCACATCCACTGCATCCACGACTTCCAcag GAAGTACGCCCCGCGCTGCTCCGTGTGCGGCGAGCCCATCATGCCTGAACGGGGTCAGGAGGAGACGGTCCGGATCGTGGCCCTGGACCGCAGCTTTCATGTCCACTGCTACGTGTGTGAG gagtgTGGGCTGCTGCTGTCGTCTGAGGGCGAGGGGCGGGGCTGTTACCCATTGGACGGCCACATCCTGTGTAAGAGCTGCAGCGCGCGGCGAATCCAGGACCTCTCCGCCAAGATCTCCACCGACTGCTGa
- the bcl6b gene encoding B-cell CLL/lymphoma 6 member B protein isoform X1, with protein sequence MSVRALEEGYGGSRGQEAPAPGGGYVKEFTRHSGDVLLNLNELRLRDVLTDTTLVVGGVQLRAHCAVLVACSGFFYSLYSHRVLLPGAGGGGQLSTVSLPDSLDPACIALLLDFMYTSRLPLTPRSIPGVLSAATYLQMEHVADTCRDFLQLHCRETRSLKHLHLELDSRGPPAAPRREDLAPPGPQRFTARAPPEAGVSLHPGVSPTCQPGAKGQKGEPESPLMGTPTPSPDSPGRSSCQPDSPAESNTCSTNPQSDMKPSPDPKACNWKKYKYIVLNPLCAAASVKEEEEEEPHRHASPEAPKEAWSGEVPGQIDRQGRASCYEGSGRAPPLWPHPSVDQSAVTSSHVEGTGTTPPIHRYPEPVSSRLTSCHPHTEASHVAEHAIKREPFYLPYCHPGNLQGGKSVCSGDKPYRCSVCGAQFNRPANLKTHTRIHSGEKPYRCDTCGARFVQVAHLRAHVLIHTGEKPYPCHTCGTRFRHLQTLKSHLRIHTGEKPYTCESCDLHFRHKSQLRLHLRQKHGAITNTKVRYQVLTEAPPPHLQPLLQAC encoded by the exons ATGAGCGTGAGGGCGTTGGAGGAAGGATATGGGGGCAGCAGGGGGCAGGAGGCCCCGGCCCCCGGGGGGGGGTACGTGAAGGAGTTCACGCGTCACTCGGGGGACGTGCTGCTGAACCTCAACGAGTTGCGGCTCCGGGACGTCCTGACCGACACCACCCtcgtggtggggggggtgcagcTCAGGGCGCACTGCGCCGTGCTGGTGGCCTGCAG cggcTTCTTCTACTCGCTGTACTCCCACCGCGTTCTTCTCCCGGGGgccggtgggggggggcagctctcCACCGTGTCACTGCCGGACAGCCTGGACCCCGCCTGCATCGCCCTGCTGCTGGACTTCATGTACACCTCCCGCCTCCCCCTGACCCCCCGCAGCATCCCGGGGGTGCTCAGTGCCGCCACCTACCTGCAGATGGAGCACGTGGCCGACACCTGCAGGGACTTCCTGCAGCTGCACTG CAGGGAGACCCGGAGCCTCAAACACCTCCACCTGGAGCTGGACTCCAGAGGGCCCCCTGCGGCCCCCAGGAGAGAAGATCTGGCCCCTCCAGGACCCCAGAGGTTCACAGCGAG GGCCCCCCCGGAGGCCGGGGTCTCCCTCCACCCGGGGGTTTCCCCCACCTGCCAGCCTGGGGCCAAGGGGCAGAAAGGAGAGCCGGAGTCGCCCCTGATGGGGACCCCGACCCCGTCCCCCGACAGCCCCGGACGCTCCAGCTGTCAGCCGGACTCCCCAGCAGAGTCCAACACCTGCAGCACCAACCCCCAG AGCGACATGAAACCGTCTCCGGACCCGAAGGCGTGTAACTGGAAGAAGTACAAGTACATCGTGCTGAACCCCCTCTGCGCCGCTGCCtcggtgaaggaggaggaggaggaggagccacacCGCCACGCATCCCCCGAGGCGCCAAAAGAGGCGTGGTCTGGAGAAGTGCCCGGTCAGATTGATAG ACAGGGGCGGGCCTCCTGCTACGAGGGTTCTGGCCGAGCCCCTCCCCTGTGGCCACACCCCTCTGTGGACCAATCGGCGGTGACTTCCTCTCACGTGGAGGGCACAGGTACGACCCCCCCCATCCATCGTTACCCTGAACCGGTTTCATCCAGACTTACGTCCTGCCACCCCCATACAGAAGCGTCACACGTCGCCGAGCACGCCATCAAGCGTGAGCCCTTCTACCTGCCCTACTGTCACCCTGGCAACCTGCAAGGAGGCAAGAGCGTCTGCTCAG GCGACAAGCCGTACCGGTGCAGCGTGTGTGGCGCCCAGTTCAACCGCCCCGCCAACCTGAAGACCCACACCCGCATCCACTCGGGCGAGAAGCCCTACCGCTGCGACACCTGTGGCGCACGCTTCGTCCAG GTGGCCCACCTGAGGGCCCACGTCCtgatccacacaggtgagaagccctACCCCTGCCACACCTGTGGGACGCGCTTCCGACACCTGCAGACGCTGAAGAGTCACCTGCGcatccacacaggagagaagccCTATacg tgtgagtcatgtgacctccacTTCCGTCACAAGAGCCAGCTGCGTCTGCACCTGCGACAGAAACATGGCGCCATCACCAACACCAAGGTGCGCTACCAGGTGCTGacggaggccccgcccccccacctgcAGCCCCTCCTGCAGGCCTGCTGA
- the sst5 gene encoding LOW QUALITY PROTEIN: uncharacterized protein sst5 (The sequence of the model RefSeq protein was modified relative to this genomic sequence to represent the inferred CDS: inserted 1 base in 1 codon), translated as MNWNHLSVNDDLIVSGDASFHTSSSHCSPPIVTVSLPGDDDDDVEDYDQQLINNCFFITLRVTALAAALGYKRSVPLAVEMFSAQLLVLQVVLFSSVLLMGVDGTPXGDALMETPRGDAAEGEGLLLLQDLTRLSLTFTSIRNKMLQQLEEEEEEEMRCHLPPPQRGRKNGCRTFFWKTFTSR; from the exons ATGAACTGGAATCACCTCAGTGTGAACGATGACCTCATCGTCTCTGGTGACGCCTCCTTTCACACCTCCTCATCTCATTGTTCTCCACCAATCGTGACCGTTTCTTTGCCTGgagacgacgatgatgatgttgaAGACTATGACCAACAGCTGATTAATAACTGTTTTTTTATAACTTTGCGCGTCACCGCCCTCGCAGCGGCTCTGGGATATAAACGCTCGGTCCCGTTGGCGGTGGAGATGTTTTCTGCTCAGCTGCTGGTTCTCCAGGTGGTCCTGTTCTCCTCGGTGCTGCTGATGGGAGTCGATGGAACCC CAGGAGACGCTCTGATGGAAACGCCCAGAGGAGACGCTG CTGAGGGTGAAGGTCTGCTTCTCCTCCAGGATCTCACCCGCCTGTCGCTGACCTTCACCTCCATCAGAAACAAGAtgctccagcagctggaggaggaggaggaggaggagatgaggtgTCATCTTCCTCCCCCCCAAAGAGGAAGGAAGAACGGCTGCCGTACCTTCTTCTGGAAGACGTTCACCTCGCGCTGA
- the trip6 gene encoding thyroid receptor-interacting protein 6 isoform X1 codes for MSGPTWLPPRTVHSPERAQMSHSAASAIYRPPNKKGVSDFRPKYGPYDQNGGGGMTNRYMSAGPTGGGLVHHPSGDHYYSPPRGPTNERGWGPPGDGYELLRRGDKPGGSHSKIDADIDSLTSMLADLDAPQPDPSSQLYDNVPYNKYLPADPYRPAAPQGRPSMGYPHHPQSQYHPVPPYPSEQQYPRPPQQDYYSTSTPKPYPQPVPASYTTASTPTGPRFSVQVKTAQPVTYSQRGGQAEQAYAPPPPRQHGPRPAPQSAASQQGWYPPHQAQEGHPDLERKGGGSGSAIRSSQASLPKRGNERVQTGAQSPPFQSSQQGAAARPEDELERLTRKLVYDMNHPPAEDYFGRCARCGDNVVGDGSGCVAMEQVFHVDCFTCITCHARLRGQPFYALDRKSYCESCYISTLERCSQCSQPILDRILRAMGKAYHPRCFTCVVCGCCLDGVPFTVDAASHIHCIHDFHRKYAPRCSVCGEPIMPERGQEETVRIVALDRSFHVHCYVCEECGLLLSSEGEGRGCYPLDGHILCKSCSARRIQDLSAKISTDC; via the exons ATGTCCGGCCCCACCTGGCTGCCCCCCAGGACTGTCCACAGCCCAGAACGAGCCCAGATGTCCCACTCTGCTGCCTCAGCGATTTACCGACCCCCCAACAAGAAGGGGGTGTCCGACTTCAGACCCAAATACGGCCCCTACGACCAGAACGGAGGGGGAGGGATGACCAACAGGTACATGTCAGCTGGACCCACAG GGGGGGGCCTCGTTCACCATCCGTCCGGCGATCACTACTACTCCCCCCCCCGGGGGCCCACAAACGAGCGGGGCTGGGGGCCCCCGGGGGACGGCTACGAGCTGCTG CGCCGGGGGGACAAGCCGGGGGGGTCCCACTCCAAGATCGACGCCGACATCGACTCCCTCACCAGCATGCTGGCCGACCTGGACGCCCCCCAGCCGGACCCCAGCTCACAG ctgtACGACAACGTGCCTTACAACAAATACCTCCCAGCGGATCCGTACCGGCCTGCTGCCCCCCAGGGACGACCATCCATGGGctacccccaccacccccagaGCCAGTACCACCCGGTGCCCCCCTACCCCAGTGAGCAGCAGTACCCCAGGCCCCCCCAGCAGGACTACTACAGCACCTCCACCCCCAAGCCGTACCCCCAGCCCGTCCCGGCCTCCTACACCACCGCCTCCACCCCCACCGGCCCCCGCTTCAGCGTCCAGGTCAAGACGGCTCAGCCCGTCACCTACTCCCAGAGGGGGGGGCAGGCCGAGCAGGCCTACGCCCCGCCCCCGCCACGCCAGCACgggccccgccccgccccccagtcTGCAGCCAGTCAGCAGGGCTGGTACCCCCCCCACCAGGCTCAGGAGGGCCACCCGGACCTGGAACGAAAGGGGGGGGGCTCAGGGTCGGCAATAAGAAGCAGCCAGGCGTCCCTCCCCAAGAGAGGGAACGAACGCGTCCAGACGGGAGCACAAAGCCCCCCGTTCCAGTCCAGCCAG cagggggcggcgGCGAGGCCGGAGGACGAGCTGGAGCGACTCACCAGGAAGCTGGTGTACGACATGAACCACCCCCCCGCCGAGGACTACTTTG ggcgCTGCGCCCGCTGCGGCGACAACGTGGTGGGCGACGGCAGCGGCTGCGTGGCCATGGAGCAGGTGTTCCACGTGGACTGCTTCACCTGCATCACCTGCCACGCCCGTCTCCGGGGGCAACCCTTCTACGCCCTGGACAGGAAGAGCTACTGCGAGAGCTGCTACATC AGTACGCTGGAGCGCTGCTCCCAGTGCTCCCAGCCCATCCTGGACCGCATCCTGCGCGCCATGGGGAAGGCGTACCACCCCCGCTGCTTCACCTGCGTGGTGTGTGGCTGCTGCCTGGACGGCGTCCCCTTCACCGTGGACGCCGCCTCCCACATCCACTGCATCCACGACTTCCAcag GAAGTACGCCCCGCGCTGCTCCGTGTGCGGCGAGCCCATCATGCCTGAACGGGGTCAGGAGGAGACGGTCCGGATCGTGGCCCTGGACCGCAGCTTTCATGTCCACTGCTACGTGTGTGAG gagtgTGGGCTGCTGCTGTCGTCTGAGGGCGAGGGGCGGGGCTGTTACCCATTGGACGGCCACATCCTGTGTAAGAGCTGCAGCGCGCGGCGAATCCAGGACCTCTCCGCCAAGATCTCCACCGACTGCTGa
- the bcl6b gene encoding B-cell CLL/lymphoma 6 member B protein isoform X2 produces MSVRALEEGYGGSRGQEAPAPGGGYVKEFTRHSGDVLLNLNELRLRDVLTDTTLVVGGVQLRAHCAVLVACSGFFYSLYSHRVLLPGAGGGGQLSTVSLPDSLDPACIALLLDFMYTSRLPLTPRSIPGVLSAATYLQMEHVADTCRDFLQLHWETRSLKHLHLELDSRGPPAAPRREDLAPPGPQRFTARAPPEAGVSLHPGVSPTCQPGAKGQKGEPESPLMGTPTPSPDSPGRSSCQPDSPAESNTCSTNPQSDMKPSPDPKACNWKKYKYIVLNPLCAAASVKEEEEEEPHRHASPEAPKEAWSGEVPGQIDRQGRASCYEGSGRAPPLWPHPSVDQSAVTSSHVEGTGTTPPIHRYPEPVSSRLTSCHPHTEASHVAEHAIKREPFYLPYCHPGNLQGGKSVCSGDKPYRCSVCGAQFNRPANLKTHTRIHSGEKPYRCDTCGARFVQVAHLRAHVLIHTGEKPYPCHTCGTRFRHLQTLKSHLRIHTGEKPYTCESCDLHFRHKSQLRLHLRQKHGAITNTKVRYQVLTEAPPPHLQPLLQAC; encoded by the exons ATGAGCGTGAGGGCGTTGGAGGAAGGATATGGGGGCAGCAGGGGGCAGGAGGCCCCGGCCCCCGGGGGGGGGTACGTGAAGGAGTTCACGCGTCACTCGGGGGACGTGCTGCTGAACCTCAACGAGTTGCGGCTCCGGGACGTCCTGACCGACACCACCCtcgtggtggggggggtgcagcTCAGGGCGCACTGCGCCGTGCTGGTGGCCTGCAG cggcTTCTTCTACTCGCTGTACTCCCACCGCGTTCTTCTCCCGGGGgccggtgggggggggcagctctcCACCGTGTCACTGCCGGACAGCCTGGACCCCGCCTGCATCGCCCTGCTGCTGGACTTCATGTACACCTCCCGCCTCCCCCTGACCCCCCGCAGCATCCCGGGGGTGCTCAGTGCCGCCACCTACCTGCAGATGGAGCACGTGGCCGACACCTGCAGGGACTTCCTGCAGCTGCACTG GGAGACCCGGAGCCTCAAACACCTCCACCTGGAGCTGGACTCCAGAGGGCCCCCTGCGGCCCCCAGGAGAGAAGATCTGGCCCCTCCAGGACCCCAGAGGTTCACAGCGAG GGCCCCCCCGGAGGCCGGGGTCTCCCTCCACCCGGGGGTTTCCCCCACCTGCCAGCCTGGGGCCAAGGGGCAGAAAGGAGAGCCGGAGTCGCCCCTGATGGGGACCCCGACCCCGTCCCCCGACAGCCCCGGACGCTCCAGCTGTCAGCCGGACTCCCCAGCAGAGTCCAACACCTGCAGCACCAACCCCCAG AGCGACATGAAACCGTCTCCGGACCCGAAGGCGTGTAACTGGAAGAAGTACAAGTACATCGTGCTGAACCCCCTCTGCGCCGCTGCCtcggtgaaggaggaggaggaggaggagccacacCGCCACGCATCCCCCGAGGCGCCAAAAGAGGCGTGGTCTGGAGAAGTGCCCGGTCAGATTGATAG ACAGGGGCGGGCCTCCTGCTACGAGGGTTCTGGCCGAGCCCCTCCCCTGTGGCCACACCCCTCTGTGGACCAATCGGCGGTGACTTCCTCTCACGTGGAGGGCACAGGTACGACCCCCCCCATCCATCGTTACCCTGAACCGGTTTCATCCAGACTTACGTCCTGCCACCCCCATACAGAAGCGTCACACGTCGCCGAGCACGCCATCAAGCGTGAGCCCTTCTACCTGCCCTACTGTCACCCTGGCAACCTGCAAGGAGGCAAGAGCGTCTGCTCAG GCGACAAGCCGTACCGGTGCAGCGTGTGTGGCGCCCAGTTCAACCGCCCCGCCAACCTGAAGACCCACACCCGCATCCACTCGGGCGAGAAGCCCTACCGCTGCGACACCTGTGGCGCACGCTTCGTCCAG GTGGCCCACCTGAGGGCCCACGTCCtgatccacacaggtgagaagccctACCCCTGCCACACCTGTGGGACGCGCTTCCGACACCTGCAGACGCTGAAGAGTCACCTGCGcatccacacaggagagaagccCTATacg tgtgagtcatgtgacctccacTTCCGTCACAAGAGCCAGCTGCGTCTGCACCTGCGACAGAAACATGGCGCCATCACCAACACCAAGGTGCGCTACCAGGTGCTGacggaggccccgcccccccacctgcAGCCCCTCCTGCAGGCCTGCTGA
- the bcl6b gene encoding B-cell CLL/lymphoma 6 member B protein isoform X3, translating into MSVRALEEGYGGSRGQEAPAPGGGYVKEFTRHSGDVLLNLNELRLRDVLTDTTLVVGGVQLRAHCAVLVACSGFFYSLYSHRVLLPGAGGGGQLSTVSLPDSLDPACIALLLDFMYTSRLPLTPRSIPGVLSAATYLQMEHVADTCRDFLQLHCRETRSLKHLHLELDSRGPPAAPRREDLAPPGPQRFTARAPPEAGVSLHPGVSPTCQPGAKGQKGEPESPLMGTPTPSPDSPGRSSCQPDSPAESNTCSTNPQSDMKPSPDPKACNWKKYKYIVLNPLCAAASVKEEEEEEPHRHASPEAPKEAWSGEVPGQIDRQGRASCYEGSGRAPPLWPHPSVDQSAVTSSHVEGTEASHVAEHAIKREPFYLPYCHPGNLQGGKSVCSGDKPYRCSVCGAQFNRPANLKTHTRIHSGEKPYRCDTCGARFVQVAHLRAHVLIHTGEKPYPCHTCGTRFRHLQTLKSHLRIHTGEKPYTCESCDLHFRHKSQLRLHLRQKHGAITNTKVRYQVLTEAPPPHLQPLLQAC; encoded by the exons ATGAGCGTGAGGGCGTTGGAGGAAGGATATGGGGGCAGCAGGGGGCAGGAGGCCCCGGCCCCCGGGGGGGGGTACGTGAAGGAGTTCACGCGTCACTCGGGGGACGTGCTGCTGAACCTCAACGAGTTGCGGCTCCGGGACGTCCTGACCGACACCACCCtcgtggtggggggggtgcagcTCAGGGCGCACTGCGCCGTGCTGGTGGCCTGCAG cggcTTCTTCTACTCGCTGTACTCCCACCGCGTTCTTCTCCCGGGGgccggtgggggggggcagctctcCACCGTGTCACTGCCGGACAGCCTGGACCCCGCCTGCATCGCCCTGCTGCTGGACTTCATGTACACCTCCCGCCTCCCCCTGACCCCCCGCAGCATCCCGGGGGTGCTCAGTGCCGCCACCTACCTGCAGATGGAGCACGTGGCCGACACCTGCAGGGACTTCCTGCAGCTGCACTG CAGGGAGACCCGGAGCCTCAAACACCTCCACCTGGAGCTGGACTCCAGAGGGCCCCCTGCGGCCCCCAGGAGAGAAGATCTGGCCCCTCCAGGACCCCAGAGGTTCACAGCGAG GGCCCCCCCGGAGGCCGGGGTCTCCCTCCACCCGGGGGTTTCCCCCACCTGCCAGCCTGGGGCCAAGGGGCAGAAAGGAGAGCCGGAGTCGCCCCTGATGGGGACCCCGACCCCGTCCCCCGACAGCCCCGGACGCTCCAGCTGTCAGCCGGACTCCCCAGCAGAGTCCAACACCTGCAGCACCAACCCCCAG AGCGACATGAAACCGTCTCCGGACCCGAAGGCGTGTAACTGGAAGAAGTACAAGTACATCGTGCTGAACCCCCTCTGCGCCGCTGCCtcggtgaaggaggaggaggaggaggagccacacCGCCACGCATCCCCCGAGGCGCCAAAAGAGGCGTGGTCTGGAGAAGTGCCCGGTCAGATTGATAG ACAGGGGCGGGCCTCCTGCTACGAGGGTTCTGGCCGAGCCCCTCCCCTGTGGCCACACCCCTCTGTGGACCAATCGGCGGTGACTTCCTCTCACGTGGAGGGCACAG AAGCGTCACACGTCGCCGAGCACGCCATCAAGCGTGAGCCCTTCTACCTGCCCTACTGTCACCCTGGCAACCTGCAAGGAGGCAAGAGCGTCTGCTCAG GCGACAAGCCGTACCGGTGCAGCGTGTGTGGCGCCCAGTTCAACCGCCCCGCCAACCTGAAGACCCACACCCGCATCCACTCGGGCGAGAAGCCCTACCGCTGCGACACCTGTGGCGCACGCTTCGTCCAG GTGGCCCACCTGAGGGCCCACGTCCtgatccacacaggtgagaagccctACCCCTGCCACACCTGTGGGACGCGCTTCCGACACCTGCAGACGCTGAAGAGTCACCTGCGcatccacacaggagagaagccCTATacg tgtgagtcatgtgacctccacTTCCGTCACAAGAGCCAGCTGCGTCTGCACCTGCGACAGAAACATGGCGCCATCACCAACACCAAGGTGCGCTACCAGGTGCTGacggaggccccgcccccccacctgcAGCCCCTCCTGCAGGCCTGCTGA